Below is a window of Coriobacterium glomerans PW2 DNA.
GGAGGTTCCATGTACATATCTAAAGTGCCACTAAATATGGCTAGACCGGATACGATACGGTTCATCAGCTCCCCGTACAAGGTGCATGCGGCCGTCGAGCAATCGTTCTCGCCGCTCGCCAAACGAGCAGGCGATGACTGTCGTATTTTGTGGAGGCTCGACTCCATGCCGAAGGCGATCAAGACGCTTTGGTTGTACGTCGTCAGCCCCGATAAGCCCGATTTTACACATGTTGTTGAGCAGGCAGGCTGGACGGATTCGAAACGCTGGCAGACGAAAAGCTACCTCCCGCTGCTCGACTCGCTGGAGCAGGGGCAGGTATGGAGCTTTCGCATAAAGGCGAATCCGGTGCGAAAGGTTTTCAAGGATCAAGGACAGAGCCCCAGAGAGGGTATCGTCGGAACCGTTCAAGGGCATGTGACTGCTGAGCAGCAGAAGCGCTGGATGCTTTCCCGAACTGCAGCCCATGGCTTCAGTGTCCGGCAAAGTCAGAACGGCGAACCTGCCCTTATCGTGTCGCAGAGCACAAAAGAGAGCTTTTCTCGCGGACAAAGCACGGTCACGTTGGCAACCGCCTTTTTTGACGGGCTTCTCGAGATCACAGATGTCGTGGAATTTCGAAAGGTGCTCTGCTCGGGAATCGGCCGTGCGAAAAGCTTCGGATGTGGGTTGCTCACGATCGTGAAGCCTGCCGTATAGTCGCTATCTGTTATTTATGAGAGCCCCGGATCCATACAGAAACGGGATGCGGGGCTCTCGCGCCCGTTTATTCTTTCGGTACGAATCGAGATCGATATGGTTGCTTCAGATGAGTCCAACGGAAACAAACCCAAATCGAAAAGGATGGGAGCGCCTCCTCCCAATCTCTCTGACCTGTCTCGCGTGGAAGACAGAATCTCGTTTCTCTATTTCGAGCACTGTGCTATCAACAGGGAAAGCAATGCCATAACCGTGGCCGACGACGAAGGGACCATTCATGTGCCGTCCGCATCGTTGAATGTGATGCTTTTAGGGCCGGGCACCACGGTGACACACAGGGCTATGACCGCTATTGGTGAAAACGGCGCAACGGTTCTGTGGGTGGGGGAGCGGGGCGTTAGAATGTACGCCTCCGGCAAACCGCTTACTCACTCCTCGGCTTTGCTGCAGCGTCAGGCAAAACTGGTCTCAAACACGCACGCTCGGCTCAATGTTGCTCGCCGGATGTATCAGATGAGGTTTCCCCAAGAGGACGTGAGTCATTTCACCATGCAGCAACTCCGCGGGAGGGAGGGTATCCGGATACGACGCGTGTACAGAACCTGGTCCGAAAAAACGAAGGTCATCTGGGATAAGCGAACTTACAATCCCGAGGACTTTGAAGATGCCTCGCCCATAAATCAGGCATTGTCAGCAGCGCATTTCTGTTTATATGGTATCGCCCATGCTGTGATTATCGCACTGGGAGTCTCTCCCGGGCTGGGGTTTGTTCATACCGGTCATGAAAAATCCTTTGTATATGATGTTGCCGACCTTTATAAGGCAGAGCTGTCGATCCCCGTCGCATTCGCTACAGTGGCCGAATCTCCGGAGGATGTCGGCTCAGCGACACGGAGAAATTTCCGCGACGCGGTTTATGATCTCGCGCTCATGAAGCGTATGGTACGTGATATCAAGGCACTGCTTTCGGTGGATGGATCTGATTCTTGCGAAAAAATGGATGACCACGTCGGTCTTTGGGACGGGGCGAAGGGTGAAGTCGCCGCAGGGCGATCATATGGAGACGAAGAAATGATTGAGGTACAAGAATGACGATCTTTGTTCTTACACGATGTCCGATCGGGCTTAGGGGAGATCTGACGCGCTGGTTGCTTGAGATTGCTCCTGGTGTATTTGTTGGCTGCATCTCGGCGCGAGTCCGCGAGGGGATTTGGGGGCGCGTTCTTGCTGCCGTGAAGGAGGGTCGTGCAATCATGGTTCAAGCTGCTCAAAATGAACAGCACCTTAAGTTTAGCGTACATCAAGCGGATTGGCAGCCTTTCGATTGCGATGGAGCCCTACTGATAAAAAAGCCCTATGGAACCGAGGATTCAACATTGGTTGGACCAGTTGCAAAAGGATGGAGCAACGCAAGTAAGTATCGAAAAATGAAAAAGTTTGGGAACCAATGAAACTGTGTGCTGCGGATGTAAAGCACTTTTGCTTTAATAAAAACAGCTACAAAGATGGGTTTCATACCAGATAATTAAGTGTGCTCCCCGCGCATGCGGGGATGATCCCAGCAATTGGTCAGATGATCATTACGATGATGATGTGCTCCCCGCGCATGCGGGGATGATCCCCCCGACGGCTCATCGGCAGAGACCATCTCTCGCGTGCTCCCCGCGCATGCGGGGATGATCCTGGTACGACACGCATCCCACGACATCCGCCACGGGTGCTCCCCGCGCATGCGGGGATGATCCCCCGGACTGACACCGACGTGTCCGCAGGTGAGCCGTGCTCCCCGCGCATGCGGGGATGATCCCACTTCGGAGTCACCACCGAGGCCGCGCAGGAGAGTGCTCCCCGCGCATGCGGGGATGATCCCATATCGGTGCGCGCCGGCGACGACGCGCTCAAGGTGCTCCCCGCGCATGCGGGGATGATCCTGTGTTGGCCCGCAGTCGCTTGGCCTTCTCGATCGTGCTCCCCGCGCATGCGGGGATGATCCCGCCAAGGACCTAAAGGCGCTCGACCAGATTGACGTGCTCTCCGCGCATGCGGGGATGATCCCCTTTGAGGCAGACGCGCGTTTAGAAGAGCCCTTGTGCTCCCCGCGCATGCGGGGATGATCCCTCCAACGGAGAGTACCATTCGAGCTGCGTCGAGTGCTCCCCACGCATGCGGGGATGATCCTATCAATATATACGGCACTGCTGGGAACGGGATAGTGCTTCCCGCGCATGCGGGGATGATCCGGTCGCGTTGCCCTGCGTGGCCGACATGGCCCAGGTGCTCCCCGCGCATGCGGGGATGATCCCTCGACGAGTGGGCTGCGCCTGTCGAAGTACATCGTGCTCCCCGCATGTGCGGGGATGATCCCGACAGGATCGCGACCACCGCCAGTGTTGTCAGCGTGCTCCCCGCACATGCGGGGATGATCCTTTCGAGCTGAAGCTGCCGGATGCCCCCCCCCGCATACGAACAGCTAATTCTTTTTACGCAAAGATTTAATGAGGTGACATCAACGTAGTTACAGAAAGGGAATGACCTACGCTCAGTACATTGCAGAGTTCATTTTGCCTTCTGCAGTTTATTGGCATTTGCAGTGATCTATCAGAATTTCTCTTAGTAGATGCGTAAATCTGATGCATAAAAAAGTATCTTCAATTTCCATAGGAGAAGTTTTCTCTTTCATCCCATTCAAAATTCCGATCATGATAACACTTAAATATATCACCATGGTTCCGCTCATTGTAACAGGGCGACTTATGATCTCACGATCGTCATCTGGGTAAGATACCCCCATTTGACATGGACGTGTATACTGTGTGGCTTGGTAGCGCCATGTTGAGGCTGGA
It encodes the following:
- the cas6e gene encoding type I-E CRISPR-associated protein Cas6/Cse3/CasE is translated as MYISKVPLNMARPDTIRFISSPYKVHAAVEQSFSPLAKRAGDDCRILWRLDSMPKAIKTLWLYVVSPDKPDFTHVVEQAGWTDSKRWQTKSYLPLLDSLEQGQVWSFRIKANPVRKVFKDQGQSPREGIVGTVQGHVTAEQQKRWMLSRTAAHGFSVRQSQNGEPALIVSQSTKESFSRGQSTVTLATAFFDGLLEITDVVEFRKVLCSGIGRAKSFGCGLLTIVKPAV
- the cas1e gene encoding type I-E CRISPR-associated endonuclease Cas1e → MGAPPPNLSDLSRVEDRISFLYFEHCAINRESNAITVADDEGTIHVPSASLNVMLLGPGTTVTHRAMTAIGENGATVLWVGERGVRMYASGKPLTHSSALLQRQAKLVSNTHARLNVARRMYQMRFPQEDVSHFTMQQLRGREGIRIRRVYRTWSEKTKVIWDKRTYNPEDFEDASPINQALSAAHFCLYGIAHAVIIALGVSPGLGFVHTGHEKSFVYDVADLYKAELSIPVAFATVAESPEDVGSATRRNFRDAVYDLALMKRMVRDIKALLSVDGSDSCEKMDDHVGLWDGAKGEVAAGRSYGDEEMIEVQE
- the cas2e gene encoding type I-E CRISPR-associated endoribonuclease Cas2e encodes the protein MTIFVLTRCPIGLRGDLTRWLLEIAPGVFVGCISARVREGIWGRVLAAVKEGRAIMVQAAQNEQHLKFSVHQADWQPFDCDGALLIKKPYGTEDSTLVGPVAKGWSNASKYRKMKKFGNQ